The following are encoded in a window of Nocardioides houyundeii genomic DNA:
- the rplS gene encoding 50S ribosomal protein L19, with product MTNVIAELGNAQKRDDVPDFRAGDTIKVHVKVIEGSRSRVQVFQGVVIKVQGSGVGRTFTVRKVSFSVGVERTFPLNSPIFEKIEVVTRGDVRRAKLYYLRNLRGKKAKIKERREA from the coding sequence ATGACCAATGTCATTGCCGAGCTCGGCAACGCCCAGAAGCGCGACGACGTCCCGGACTTCCGCGCCGGCGACACCATCAAGGTCCACGTGAAGGTCATCGAGGGCAGCCGCTCCCGTGTGCAGGTCTTCCAGGGCGTCGTGATCAAGGTGCAGGGCTCCGGCGTGGGGCGCACCTTCACCGTCCGCAAGGTCTCCTTCAGCGTCGGCGTCGAGCGCACCTTCCCGCTGAACTCGCCGATCTTCGAGAAGATCGAGGTCGTCACCCGCGGTGACGTGCGTCGCGCCAAGCTCTACTACCTGCGCAACCTGCGCGGCAAGAAGGCGAAGATCAAGGAGCGCCGCGAGGCCTGA
- the lepB gene encoding signal peptidase I — protein MTSEDRDLASATPSADGSRSSSSRGRRQRKHLPLWQETFLLLGVALVLAIIVKSFLVQAFYIPSESMEPGLVNRDRILVQKVSYWGGGSPERGDVVVFKDPGSWLRGVEEADNLVVKGMTKIGLYPSGGHLVKRVIGVAGDVITCCDDQGRLAVNGEPLDEDAYVKDDPLTQCNGPMVPNCDWEAGPVPEGHIFVMGDNRGRSADSSEKMCRKNETDCVPGREFVPVDLVVGKVFVLIWPWSHFRWVTRPDSFADVPDAG, from the coding sequence GTGACTTCTGAAGACCGCGACCTAGCCTCCGCCACCCCCAGTGCGGACGGGTCGCGGTCTTCGTCGTCTCGGGGTCGGCGGCAGCGCAAGCACCTGCCGCTGTGGCAGGAGACGTTCCTGCTCCTGGGGGTCGCCCTGGTCCTGGCGATCATCGTCAAGTCCTTCCTCGTCCAGGCCTTCTACATCCCCTCGGAGTCGATGGAGCCGGGTCTGGTGAACCGGGATCGCATCCTGGTCCAGAAGGTCTCCTACTGGGGTGGGGGCAGCCCGGAGCGCGGGGACGTGGTGGTCTTCAAGGACCCCGGGTCCTGGCTTCGCGGCGTGGAGGAGGCGGACAACCTCGTGGTCAAGGGGATGACCAAGATCGGGCTGTACCCCTCCGGTGGTCATCTGGTCAAGCGCGTGATCGGGGTCGCGGGCGACGTCATCACCTGCTGCGACGACCAGGGGCGGCTCGCCGTCAACGGCGAGCCCCTGGACGAGGACGCCTACGTCAAGGACGACCCACTGACCCAGTGCAACGGGCCGATGGTGCCCAACTGCGACTGGGAGGCCGGGCCGGTGCCCGAGGGACACATCTTCGTGATGGGGGACAACCGTGGTCGGTCCGCGGACTCGTCGGAGAAGATGTGCCGCAAGAACGAGACCGACTGCGTCCCGGGACGGGAGTTCGTCCCGGTCGACCTGGTGGTGGGCAAGGTCTTCGTCCTGATCTGGCCCTGGAGCCACTTCCGCTGGGTGACCCGCCCGGACTCCTTCGCGGACGTGCCCGACGCTGGCTGA
- a CDS encoding ribonuclease HII yields the protein MPGLPRGVTVRRDAGLYGYERALRRAGIDPVAGVDEAGRGACAGPLVAAACILPAGRAGIVPGLADSKLLTERAREACYEQVLRRAVSWSVVVVDNQECDRLGMHVANVEALRRAVALLDIRPAYVLTDGFPVDGLHVPGLAMWKGDRVAACISAASVLAKVTRDRLMRELDSQWPAYDFKTHKGYITDVHAAALTEHGPCPVHRMRFVNVRRAAGLEPPARSPGETCTEYDGETSVET from the coding sequence GTGCCCGGACTGCCCCGCGGAGTCACCGTGCGTCGCGACGCCGGCCTCTACGGCTACGAGCGCGCCCTGCGCCGGGCCGGGATCGACCCCGTCGCGGGCGTGGACGAAGCCGGTCGCGGGGCGTGCGCCGGCCCCCTGGTGGCGGCCGCCTGCATCCTGCCCGCGGGTCGCGCGGGCATCGTCCCGGGCCTGGCGGACTCCAAGCTGCTGACCGAGAGGGCGCGAGAGGCCTGCTACGAGCAGGTGCTGCGTCGGGCCGTGTCCTGGTCGGTGGTGGTCGTCGACAACCAGGAGTGCGACCGCCTCGGGATGCACGTCGCCAACGTCGAGGCGCTGCGCCGGGCGGTGGCCCTCCTGGACATCCGTCCGGCCTACGTGCTCACCGACGGGTTCCCGGTCGACGGCCTGCACGTGCCCGGGCTGGCCATGTGGAAGGGGGACCGGGTCGCGGCGTGCATCTCCGCCGCCTCGGTGCTGGCCAAGGTGACCCGCGACCGACTGATGCGAGAGCTCGACAGCCAGTGGCCGGCGTACGACTTCAAGACGCACAAGGGCTACATCACCGACGTCCATGCCGCGGCGCTGACCGAGCACGGGCCGTGCCCGGTGCACCGGATGCGGTTCGTCAACGTCCGCCGTGCCGCCGGGCTCGAACCGCCCGCGAGGAGTCCCGGCGAAACCTGCACCGAGTACGACGGGGAGACTAGTGTCGAGACGTAG
- a CDS encoding DUF2469 domain-containing protein yields the protein MSAEDLEKYETEMELTLYREYRDVVSIFKYVVETDRRFYLCNQVDVKARTENGDVFFEVSMSDAWVWDMYRPARFAKNVKVLTFKDVNVEELSQQDIDPPKE from the coding sequence ATGAGCGCCGAGGATCTCGAGAAGTACGAGACCGAGATGGAGCTCACCCTCTACCGGGAGTACCGCGACGTCGTCTCGATCTTCAAGTACGTGGTGGAGACCGACCGTCGCTTCTACCTGTGCAACCAGGTGGACGTGAAGGCGCGGACCGAGAACGGCGACGTCTTCTTCGAGGTGTCGATGAGCGATGCCTGGGTGTGGGACATGTACCGGCCTGCACGCTTCGCCAAGAACGTGAAGGTGCTGACGTTCAAGGACGTCAACGTCGAGGAGCTCAGCCAGCAGGACATCGATCCGCCCAAGGAGTAG
- a CDS encoding YraN family protein, whose protein sequence is MTTAAHKQALGAYGEELAARHLVRAGMVVLDRNWRCAAGEIDLVLRDAQTLVVCEVKTRTDDRFGSPHEAITPVKLRRLRALAATWLVAHQAHPQEVRIDLVAILRPRRGPSVLDHVRGIG, encoded by the coding sequence GTGACGACGGCAGCGCACAAGCAGGCGCTGGGGGCGTACGGCGAAGAGCTGGCGGCGCGACATCTGGTCCGGGCCGGCATGGTGGTGCTGGACCGCAACTGGCGCTGCGCGGCCGGTGAGATCGACCTGGTGCTGCGTGACGCGCAGACCCTGGTGGTGTGCGAGGTCAAGACCCGCACCGACGACCGGTTCGGCAGCCCCCACGAGGCGATCACCCCGGTCAAGCTGCGCCGGTTGCGGGCACTGGCGGCGACCTGGCTGGTGGCGCACCAGGCGCACCCGCAGGAGGTCCGCATCGACCTCGTGGCCATCCTCCGGCCGCGCCGCGGGCCTTCGGTCCTGGACCACGTCAGGGGCATCGGCTGA
- a CDS encoding YifB family Mg chelatase-like AAA ATPase: MLATAHTIALQGSTGHLIEVQVDISPGVVGATIVGRPDASLMEARDRVRMAITHAAPRWPSTRRVTILLSPADLPKRGTHFDLAIAMGIKAADAGVPREALRDTVFLGELALDGGLRPVPGVLPMVMAAAARGFGRVFVPEPQAAEAALVPGIEVYGVRSLTQVVAQLCGEIVPVAAPVTELRAASTLSWRGQDRREEVDMLDLVGLSDAKYAVEVAAAGGHHVLLSGPKGSGKTSLAERIPTILPDLTREEALELTAVWSLSGPIESATGVLVRPPFSAPHHDASKASILGGGTGRVRPGELSRAHCGVLFLDEFPLFRSDVIEALRQPLESGEVRVVRGDDAATFPAGGMVVLAANPCPCGEFHPSAGLDRCECPEVARREYRRKVSGPISDRIDIVRHVLPAQPHERDPFAPREGSPEIRGRVTRARLRQHQRYAGLGWRLNAQAPGHLLRERWPLPDAEQHRVDDEVYAGRLSRRGAIRVHRLAWSVADLAAVDEPGEREVETALRLRTGEPLRSSDLGRVG, encoded by the coding sequence ATGCTGGCCACCGCGCACACCATCGCGCTGCAGGGCTCGACCGGACACCTGATCGAGGTGCAGGTCGACATCTCGCCCGGGGTGGTGGGGGCGACCATCGTGGGGCGTCCCGACGCCTCGCTGATGGAGGCCCGGGACCGGGTCCGCATGGCGATCACCCATGCGGCACCGCGCTGGCCCTCCACCCGGCGGGTGACGATCCTGCTGTCTCCCGCGGACCTGCCCAAACGGGGCACCCACTTCGACCTGGCGATCGCCATGGGCATCAAGGCGGCCGACGCCGGGGTGCCGCGCGAGGCGCTGCGCGACACCGTCTTCCTCGGCGAGCTGGCGCTGGACGGCGGCCTGCGCCCGGTGCCCGGCGTGCTGCCGATGGTGATGGCCGCGGCGGCGCGCGGGTTCGGCCGGGTCTTCGTGCCCGAGCCGCAGGCGGCCGAGGCGGCGCTGGTGCCCGGCATCGAGGTGTACGGCGTGCGGTCGCTGACCCAGGTGGTGGCCCAGCTCTGCGGGGAGATCGTGCCCGTGGCCGCGCCAGTGACCGAGCTCAGGGCGGCCAGCACGCTGTCGTGGCGCGGCCAGGACCGGCGCGAGGAGGTCGACATGCTCGACCTGGTGGGCCTCAGCGATGCCAAGTACGCCGTCGAGGTCGCGGCGGCAGGCGGCCACCATGTGCTGCTTTCGGGCCCCAAGGGGTCGGGCAAGACGAGCTTGGCGGAGCGGATCCCGACGATCCTGCCGGACCTCACCCGCGAGGAGGCCCTGGAGCTGACGGCCGTGTGGTCGCTGTCCGGCCCCATCGAGTCCGCCACCGGCGTCCTGGTGCGCCCGCCCTTCAGCGCCCCGCACCACGACGCCTCGAAGGCCAGCATCCTCGGCGGCGGGACCGGACGTGTCCGTCCCGGCGAGCTGAGCCGGGCGCACTGCGGTGTGCTGTTCCTCGACGAGTTCCCACTGTTCCGATCCGACGTCATCGAGGCGCTCCGGCAGCCCCTGGAGAGCGGGGAGGTCCGCGTGGTGCGCGGGGACGACGCAGCCACCTTCCCCGCCGGGGGCATGGTGGTGCTGGCCGCCAACCCCTGCCCCTGTGGGGAGTTCCATCCCTCCGCCGGTCTCGACAGGTGCGAGTGCCCGGAGGTGGCGCGCCGCGAGTACCGCCGGAAGGTCTCGGGGCCCATCTCCGACCGGATCGACATCGTGCGCCACGTGCTCCCGGCTCAGCCCCACGAGCGCGACCCCTTCGCCCCGCGTGAGGGATCGCCGGAGATCCGGGGGCGGGTGACGCGTGCACGCCTGCGCCAGCATCAGCGGTACGCGGGACTCGGGTGGCGGCTCAACGCCCAGGCTCCGGGCCACCTGCTGCGCGAGCGGTGGCCGCTCCCGGACGCCGAGCAGCACCGGGTCGACGACGAGGTGTACGCCGGCCGGCTGAGCAGGCGGGGCGCCATCCGGGTCCACCGCCTCGCGTGGTCGGTGGCGGACCTCGCCGCGGTGGACGAGCCGGGGGAGCGCGAGGTGGAGACCGCGCTGCGACTTCGTACCGGCGAGCCGCTGCGCTCCAGCGACCTGGGGCGGGTCGGATGA
- the dprA gene encoding DNA-processing protein DprA — translation MSVTEEERLARAALSRLAEPGDPRLTGLVSEIGAVTVRDHLQAERDLHGLRTDVAERLEALDPAADLERADRLGVRFVVPGDPEWPEGLDELAHAGAVANRGGVPVGLWLRGHARLDTVASGVAVVGCRSSTTYGDSTAGEIAAMAARAGLSVVSGAAFGIDQAAHRGALAMQGSTVAVLACGADRHYPAAHRRLIDHIADVGLVVSEAAPGCAPLRVRFLARNRLVAALARGTVVVEAAVRSGALSTAHWTTRLNRPLMGVPGPVTSAQSQGVHEKLRSGEATLVTGGEDVLEILGRPGDHLREEPRGPVRVRDGLGLRAQQVLDAVPVTRGAAVDSIARSAGIGLREVHSTLVTLASQGLVVHDSRGWRLGDTAR, via the coding sequence ATGAGCGTCACCGAGGAGGAGCGTCTGGCCAGGGCAGCGCTGAGCCGGCTCGCCGAGCCGGGAGACCCACGGCTGACCGGTCTGGTCAGCGAGATCGGCGCTGTCACCGTGCGCGACCACCTGCAGGCCGAGCGTGACCTCCACGGACTCCGCACCGACGTGGCGGAGCGTCTGGAGGCCCTGGACCCGGCCGCGGACCTGGAGCGCGCCGACAGGCTCGGTGTCCGGTTCGTGGTGCCTGGTGACCCGGAGTGGCCTGAGGGGCTGGACGAGCTCGCGCACGCTGGCGCGGTCGCCAACCGGGGCGGAGTGCCCGTCGGGCTGTGGCTGCGCGGGCACGCCCGGCTCGACACCGTGGCCTCGGGCGTGGCGGTGGTGGGGTGCCGGTCCTCCACCACCTACGGGGACTCCACGGCGGGGGAGATCGCGGCGATGGCGGCCCGGGCGGGACTCAGCGTCGTGTCCGGGGCCGCGTTCGGCATAGACCAGGCCGCGCACCGGGGAGCCCTCGCGATGCAGGGGAGCACAGTCGCCGTGCTGGCCTGCGGGGCGGACCGGCACTATCCCGCGGCCCATCGCAGGCTGATCGACCACATCGCCGACGTCGGCCTCGTGGTCTCCGAGGCTGCGCCCGGCTGTGCGCCCCTGCGGGTGCGGTTCCTGGCACGCAACCGCCTCGTGGCTGCCCTGGCCCGCGGCACGGTGGTGGTCGAGGCGGCGGTCCGCAGTGGCGCGTTGAGCACCGCGCACTGGACGACGAGGCTGAACCGGCCGCTCATGGGCGTCCCCGGTCCGGTGACCAGCGCGCAGTCCCAGGGGGTGCACGAGAAGCTGCGCAGTGGAGAGGCGACGCTGGTGACCGGGGGCGAGGACGTGCTGGAGATCCTGGGACGTCCCGGAGACCACCTGCGCGAGGAGCCCCGGGGGCCGGTCCGGGTCCGCGACGGTCTGGGACTACGGGCCCAGCAGGTGCTGGACGCGGTGCCAGTCACCCGGGGAGCAGCCGTGGACAGCATCGCCCGCTCCGCCGGCATCGGGCTGCGGGAGGTGCACTCGACGCTGGTGACCCTGGCGAGCCAGGGACTGGTGGTCCACGACTCCCGGGGCTGGCGGCTGGGGGACACGGCACGCTGA
- a CDS encoding tyrosine recombinase XerC, translated as MTAEEDGAAAAPELLPEPLARVLADYERHLVAERDLTPNTVRAYLKDVAGMLEHVHRLGHVDVSGLDLRALRSWLAKQQSLGRSRTTLARRASAVRVFTRWLARTDRTPQDAGASLLSPKLARTLPPVLRADEATDLIAAAAARMEDGGPVALRDVAILEILYATGIRVGELAGLDLDDVDDDRQVLRVFGKGRKERTVPFGRPAAVALASWRLQGRPRLVVPGSGPALFLGARGGRVDARIVREMVHRRLAEVPGAPDMGPHGLRHTAATHLLEGGADLRSVQELLGHASLSTTQLYTHVSTDRLRRAYRQAHPRA; from the coding sequence ATGACTGCCGAGGAGGACGGGGCTGCCGCGGCGCCCGAGCTGCTCCCGGAGCCCCTGGCCCGGGTCCTGGCCGACTACGAGCGGCACCTCGTCGCCGAGCGCGACCTGACGCCCAACACGGTCCGCGCCTACCTCAAGGACGTGGCCGGCATGCTGGAGCACGTCCACCGGCTCGGCCACGTGGACGTCAGCGGCCTGGACCTGCGAGCGCTGCGCAGCTGGCTGGCCAAGCAACAGAGTCTCGGAAGGTCTCGCACGACGCTGGCGCGACGTGCCAGCGCGGTGCGGGTGTTCACCAGGTGGCTGGCCCGCACCGACCGCACCCCCCAGGACGCGGGGGCCTCGCTGCTCTCTCCGAAGCTGGCCAGGACGTTGCCCCCGGTCCTGCGTGCCGACGAGGCGACGGACCTCATCGCCGCAGCCGCGGCGCGGATGGAGGACGGCGGACCGGTGGCGCTGCGGGACGTGGCGATCCTGGAGATCCTCTACGCCACCGGGATCCGGGTGGGCGAGCTCGCCGGCCTGGACCTGGACGACGTCGACGACGACCGGCAGGTGCTGCGGGTCTTCGGCAAGGGACGCAAGGAGCGCACCGTCCCCTTCGGTCGACCGGCGGCCGTCGCCCTTGCCTCGTGGCGGCTCCAGGGCCGCCCTCGCCTGGTGGTGCCGGGCTCCGGTCCCGCGCTGTTCCTGGGTGCCCGCGGCGGGCGGGTGGACGCGCGCATCGTGCGCGAGATGGTGCACCGGCGCCTGGCCGAGGTGCCCGGGGCTCCCGACATGGGGCCGCACGGGCTGCGGCACACCGCGGCGACCCACCTACTCGAGGGTGGTGCGGACCTCCGGTCCGTGCAGGAGCTCCTGGGCCATGCCTCGCTGTCGACCACCCAGCTCTACACCCACGTCTCCACGGATCGGCTGCGCCGGGCCTATCGACAGGCTCATCCGCGCGCGTGA
- a CDS encoding M23 family metallopeptidase produces MVRIRLVILVAAILVAVTPHPGAGGARAALPAAADPVGTWPLAPEPALVRAFDPPELVYGSGHRGVDLLGSPAQPVRAALPGRVSFAGSIGGKRVVVVDHGETRTTYEPVAASVRPGDVVRAGERVGWLVVPFSHCYPAACLHWGWRRGKVYLDPLRLVGEDVPVRLLPLWRR; encoded by the coding sequence ATGGTGCGAATCCGTCTCGTCATCCTCGTCGCTGCGATCCTGGTGGCCGTGACCCCGCACCCCGGTGCCGGTGGGGCACGGGCCGCTCTGCCCGCCGCCGCCGATCCGGTGGGCACGTGGCCTCTGGCTCCGGAGCCTGCGCTGGTCAGGGCGTTCGACCCGCCGGAGCTGGTCTACGGCTCGGGGCACCGGGGAGTGGACCTGCTGGGCAGCCCGGCCCAGCCGGTCCGGGCGGCGCTGCCCGGGCGGGTGAGCTTCGCCGGCTCGATCGGCGGCAAGCGGGTCGTCGTGGTGGACCACGGCGAGACGAGGACCACCTACGAGCCGGTGGCCGCCTCGGTGCGCCCCGGAGACGTGGTGCGGGCAGGTGAGCGCGTGGGCTGGCTGGTCGTGCCGTTCTCGCACTGCTACCCCGCCGCGTGCCTGCACTGGGGATGGCGGCGGGGCAAGGTCTACCTCGACCCGCTCCGGCTGGTGGGCGAGGACGTCCCGGTCAGGCTGCTGCCGCTGTGGCGCCGGTGA
- the rpsB gene encoding 30S ribosomal protein S2 produces MAVVTMRQLLESGVHFGHQTRRWNPKMKRFIMTERNGIYIIDLQQSLAYIDRSYAFIKEVVSKGGTVMFVGTKKQAQEAIAEQATRVGMPYVNQRWLGGMLTNFQTVHQRINRLKELDEIDFDDVAGSSRTKKELLQMRRERDKLNKSLGGIREMTRTPSAVWIVDTNKEHLAVEEARKLRIPIVGILDSNCDPDVVDFPIPGNDDAIRAVGLLTRVVADAVAEGLIARSGAKTGAESGAAASEPLAEWERELLSGEAEKAAVEATGGDSATDAPASESTGAAAEAPAADAVAEAAQEAPVAEAPAAEAPAAEAPVAEAPAAEAPAEDAAEKN; encoded by the coding sequence ATGGCAGTCGTCACCATGCGCCAGCTTCTCGAGAGCGGCGTCCACTTCGGGCACCAGACCCGTCGTTGGAACCCCAAGATGAAGCGCTTCATCATGACCGAGCGCAACGGCATCTACATCATCGACCTGCAGCAGTCGCTGGCCTACATCGACCGTTCCTACGCCTTCATCAAGGAGGTCGTCTCCAAGGGCGGCACCGTGATGTTCGTGGGCACCAAGAAGCAGGCGCAGGAGGCCATCGCCGAGCAGGCCACCCGCGTCGGCATGCCCTACGTCAACCAGCGCTGGCTCGGTGGCATGCTCACCAACTTCCAGACCGTGCACCAGCGGATCAACCGCCTCAAGGAGCTCGACGAGATCGACTTCGACGACGTGGCCGGCAGCAGCCGCACCAAGAAGGAGCTGCTGCAGATGCGCCGCGAGCGCGACAAGCTCAACAAGTCGCTGGGCGGTATCCGCGAGATGACCCGGACCCCCTCCGCGGTGTGGATCGTCGACACCAACAAGGAGCACCTCGCCGTCGAGGAGGCGCGCAAGCTGCGCATCCCGATCGTGGGCATCCTGGACTCCAACTGCGACCCCGACGTCGTCGACTTCCCGATCCCGGGCAACGACGACGCGATCCGCGCGGTCGGCCTGCTGACCCGCGTGGTCGCCGACGCCGTCGCCGAGGGCCTGATCGCCCGCTCCGGCGCCAAGACCGGTGCCGAGTCCGGTGCCGCGGCCAGCGAGCCCCTCGCCGAGTGGGAGCGCGAGCTGCTCTCCGGTGAGGCCGAGAAGGCCGCCGTCGAGGCGACCGGTGGCGACTCCGCGACCGACGCTCCGGCTTCCGAGTCGACCGGTGCCGCCGCCGAGGCGCCCGCCGCCGACGCTGTCGCCGAGGCTGCCCAGGAGGCCCCCGTTGCTGAGGCCCCTGCTGCCGAGGCCCCTGCTGCTGAGGCCCCCGTTGCTGAGGCCCCCGCTGCCGAGGCGCCTGCCGAGGACGCCGCCGAGAAGAACTGA
- the tsf gene encoding translation elongation factor Ts: MANFSAADVKKLRELTSAGMMDCKKALTETDGDFDKAIELLRVKGAAKAASRAAERETSAGLVAHHGGALIELKSETDFVAKNEDFIAVANQIVEAADAAKAGDLETLKAVSLGDKTVGEVVENLAITIGEKIELGRVAYFDGDVVSYMHKRAADLPPAVGVLIEYTGDNADAARGAAMQVAAMRPQYLTRDEVPADIVAKEREIAEATSREEGKPEQAIAKITEGRLNGFFKDVVLLEQPSVTENKKSVKTVLDEAGVTLTRFARFEVGA; the protein is encoded by the coding sequence ATGGCTAACTTCTCCGCAGCCGACGTCAAGAAGCTCCGTGAGCTGACCAGCGCCGGCATGATGGACTGCAAGAAGGCGCTCACCGAGACCGACGGCGACTTCGACAAGGCGATCGAGCTGCTTCGCGTCAAGGGCGCGGCGAAGGCCGCGAGCCGGGCCGCCGAGCGCGAGACCAGCGCCGGCCTCGTCGCCCACCACGGTGGTGCGCTCATCGAGCTCAAGTCCGAGACCGACTTCGTGGCCAAGAACGAGGACTTCATCGCGGTCGCCAACCAGATCGTCGAGGCGGCTGACGCCGCCAAGGCCGGCGACCTCGAGACGCTCAAGGCCGTGTCGCTGGGCGACAAGACCGTCGGGGAGGTCGTGGAGAACCTGGCGATCACCATCGGCGAGAAGATCGAGCTCGGCCGGGTCGCCTACTTCGACGGGGACGTCGTGTCGTACATGCACAAGCGTGCCGCCGACCTGCCCCCTGCCGTGGGTGTCCTGATCGAGTACACCGGCGACAACGCGGACGCTGCTCGCGGTGCCGCGATGCAGGTCGCGGCCATGCGCCCGCAGTACCTCACCCGCGACGAGGTCCCCGCGGACATCGTCGCCAAGGAGCGCGAGATCGCCGAGGCGACCTCGCGTGAGGAGGGCAAGCCCGAGCAGGCGATCGCCAAGATCACCGAGGGTCGTCTGAACGGCTTCTTCAAGGACGTCGTCCTGCTCGAGCAGCCGTCGGTGACCGAGAACAAGAAGTCGGTCAAGACCGTCCTCGACGAGGCCGGCGTGACGCTGACGCGCTTCGCCCGCTTCGAGGTCGGCGCCTGA
- the pyrH gene encoding UMP kinase, translating to MTLYSRVLIKLSGEVFGGGRVGVDPDVVAKVAREIAAVVRAGVGVSIVVGGGNFFRGAEMQQRGMDRARADYMGMLGTVMNCLALQDFLEKEGIETRVQTAITMGQVAEPYIPRRAIRHLEKGRVVIFGAGAGMPFFSTDTVAAQRALETRCEVVLMAKQGVDGVYTADPRIDPTATKLDTLSFSDALRQGLKVADATAFALCMENNMPLIVFGMEDEGAILRIVQGEKIGTLVSTEG from the coding sequence GTGACCCTGTACTCCCGTGTCCTGATCAAGCTCTCCGGCGAGGTGTTCGGCGGCGGGCGGGTGGGCGTCGACCCCGATGTGGTCGCCAAGGTCGCGCGCGAGATAGCCGCCGTGGTCCGCGCCGGTGTCGGCGTCTCGATCGTGGTCGGCGGTGGCAACTTCTTCCGCGGCGCCGAGATGCAGCAGCGCGGCATGGACCGCGCCCGCGCCGACTACATGGGCATGCTCGGCACCGTGATGAACTGCCTGGCCCTCCAGGACTTCCTGGAGAAGGAGGGCATCGAGACCCGGGTGCAGACCGCCATCACCATGGGTCAGGTGGCCGAGCCCTACATTCCGCGGCGCGCCATCCGGCACCTCGAGAAGGGCCGCGTCGTCATCTTCGGCGCCGGGGCGGGCATGCCGTTCTTCTCCACCGACACCGTGGCGGCTCAGCGAGCGCTGGAGACCCGCTGCGAGGTCGTGCTGATGGCCAAGCAGGGTGTGGACGGCGTCTACACCGCCGACCCCCGCATCGACCCCACGGCCACCAAGCTCGACACGCTGTCCTTCTCCGACGCCCTGCGCCAGGGCCTCAAGGTGGCCGACGCGACCGCGTTCGCGCTGTGCATGGAGAACAACATGCCGCTCATCGTCTTCGGCATGGAGGACGAGGGTGCGATCCTGCGCATCGTGCAGGGTGAGAAGATTGGCACGCTGGTGAGCACCGAGGGCTGA
- the frr gene encoding ribosome recycling factor has product MNDILRETEGKMGKSVESTREDFSTIRAGRANPSMFSKIVVDYYGSPTPLQSLATFTSQDARVILIAPFDISAMDAIERAVRDSDLGVNPSNDGRVLRCAFPELTEERRKEYIKLAKGKAEDGRVSVRNVRRTAKQQLEKLEKDGEVGKDDVSGAEKRLDAMTKTHTDQIDEMLKKKEAELLEV; this is encoded by the coding sequence ATCAACGACATCCTCCGCGAGACCGAGGGCAAGATGGGCAAGTCGGTGGAGTCCACCCGAGAGGACTTCTCGACCATCCGTGCCGGTCGCGCCAACCCCAGCATGTTCAGCAAGATCGTGGTGGACTACTACGGGTCCCCGACGCCGCTGCAGTCGCTGGCCACCTTCACCTCGCAGGACGCCCGGGTGATCCTCATCGCGCCCTTCGACATCAGCGCCATGGACGCCATCGAGCGTGCGGTCCGGGACTCGGACCTGGGCGTCAACCCCTCCAACGACGGTCGGGTGCTGCGCTGCGCGTTCCCTGAGCTGACCGAGGAGCGCCGCAAGGAGTACATCAAGCTCGCGAAGGGCAAGGCCGAGGACGGCCGGGTCTCGGTGCGCAACGTGCGTCGTACCGCCAAGCAGCAGCTCGAGAAGCTCGAGAAGGACGGCGAGGTGGGCAAGGACGACGTCTCGGGCGCGGAGAAGCGACTGGACGCGATGACCAAGACCCACACCGACCAGATCGACGAGATGCTGAAGAAGAAGGAAGCCGAGCTGCTCGAGGTCTGA